The Sesamum indicum cultivar Zhongzhi No. 13 linkage group LG1, S_indicum_v1.0, whole genome shotgun sequence genome includes a window with the following:
- the LOC105169482 gene encoding uncharacterized protein LOC105169482 isoform X1, with amino-acid sequence MGNWNRRYQPRKKFRHYEYEDPPLSPPRPHDTRSYSSGVNNNGVSSWEIDYCHSVWVPWRKVLASKKYIYCHPSVLNWDDSAGKEALQNAKERYWALINGLPCGNPLPDPDVYIDEIDWNPYMDPDLMADLDLQVFDPDNAQKIDKLEAINEEAACAEVENDENPSTCDNPWERNHVQDTGSLKDIVQGWGRWDDSVNLKNDDPWEQSCSKPVDALKDNGWRSGNDSWVWYQGIDNTRSAAVVDYGCGNSCNYIRQTGGPVRQKGLGHKENNSWGRSHGNTNVEGSRNSDNCGHSNGNNYSMGSKERSWRNNRDKSWVQQDNRKESWGWRDSAYQDNEPKSWDSQRSKPGGRSVRGIGRKREGSLQQTSKYKSSRYHGETYGDSHQL; translated from the exons ATGGGGAATTGGAACAGAAGATATCAACCTAGAAAGAAGTTCAGACACTATGAATATGAAGATCCCCCTTTGTCTCCGCCAAGGCCTCATGATACTCGATCGTATTCCTCTG GAGTTAACAATAATGGAGTGTCATCTTGGGAAATAGATTATTGCCATTCAGTATGGGTTCCTTGGCGTAAGGTTTTGGCatcaaaaaagtatatttactGCCATCCAAGTGTGCTAAATTGGGATGATTCTGCCGGTAAAGAAGCATTACAGAATGCAAAAGAGCGATACTGGGCCTTGATCAATGGCCTTCCCTGTGGCAACCCTTTACCTGACCCAGATGTATACATTGATGAGATTGATTGGAACCCCTATATGGATCCTGATCTGATGGCTGATCTAGATCTCCAAGTATTTGATCCTGATAACGCTCAGAAGATTGACAAGTTGGAAGCTATAAATGAAGAGGCTGCATGTGCAGAAGTAGAAAATGATGAGAATCCATCTACTTGTGATAATCCATGGGAAAGGAATCATGTGCAAGATACTGGAAGTTTGAAAGATATAGTACAGGGATGGGGTAGGTGGGATGATTCcgtaaatttgaaaaatgacgACCCTTGGGAGCAAAGCTGTAGCAAACCTGTTGATGCCTTGAAAGACAATGGTTGGAGAAGTGGGAATGACTCTTGGGTTTGGTACCAGGGGATCGATAATACTAGGTCAGCTGCAGTTGTTGATTATGGTTGTGGGAATTCTTGCAACTATATCAGGCAAACTGGGGGGCCTGTAAGACAAAAGGGCCTGGgacataaagaaaataattcttgGGGTAGGAGTCATGGGAACACCAATGTTGAAGGATCAAGGAACTCAGATAATTGTGGACATTCCAATGGAAATAATTATTCTATGGGTTCAAAAGAGAGAAGTTGGAGGAACAACAGGGATAAATCTTGGGTTCAGCAAGACAACAGGAAAGAATCTTGGGGTTGGAGGGATTCCGCATACCAAGATAATGAGCCAAAGTCTTGGGATTCACAAAGATCTAAGCCAGGTGGGAGGTCCGTTCGTGGTATTGGCCGGAAGAGGGAAGGTTCTCTGCAGCAAACATCAAAATACAAGAGCTCTAGGTATCATGGTGAGACCTATGGAGATAGTCACCAGCTGTAA
- the LOC105170148 gene encoding glycosyltransferase-like KOBITO 1, producing the protein MISRWSPDESHKFPGMDSSPLATVGHLSSHSSDCSKLLGHSNVASFPYYRDWKFKFDADLKPKICITTSTSATLEQILPWMFYHKVIGVSNFFLFVEGKAASPAISKVLESIPGVKVIYRTKELEEQQAKSRIWNETWLSSFFYKPCNYELFVKQSLNMEMAIVMARDAGMDWILHLDTDELMHPAGAREYSLRQLLLDVPENVDMVVFPNYESSVERDDIKEPFTEVSMFKKNYDHLTKDTYFGMYKESTRGNPNYFLTYGNGKSAARIQDHLRPNGAHRWHNYMKTPNEIKLEEAAVLHYTYAKFSDLTSRRDRCGCKPTKDDVKRCFMLEFDRAAFIIASTATEEEMLNWYREHVVWTDKTLNLKLLRKGILTRIYAPMTIIQGLRESGVFGSIIASAQGSLSKDKFLASIESSNSSRAAESVSFHSRKIGRNTESQATARKVLETTSSIFQEVAIPPLSPPGMMDGDLKIEA; encoded by the exons ATGATCTCCCGATGGTCTCCTGATGAATCGCACAAGTTCCCAGGCATGGACTCGTCGCCTCTCGCTACAGTTGGCCACTTGTCTTCTCATTCTTCTGATTGCTCCAAGCTGCTGGGACACTCCAATGTGGCATCGTTCCCGTATTACAGGGACTGGAAGTTCAAGTTTGACGCCGATCTTAAGCCCaag ATATGTATTACGACAAGTACATCTGCTACCTTGGAGCAGATTCTGCCTTGGATGTTTTATCATAAAGTTATCGGGGTGTCaaactttttcctttttgttgaAGGGAAGGCCGCATCTCCTGCAATTTCGAAAGTTCTTGAATCCATTCCT GGAGTGAAAGTGATATACAGAACCAAAGAGCTTGAGGAGCAACAAGCTAAGAG CCGTATCTGGAATGAAACATGGTTGTCAAGTTTCTTTTACAAGCCTTGTAATTATGAGCTTTTTGTGAAGCAATCCCTAAACATGGAGATGGCAATAGTTATGGCAAGG GATGCTGGCATGGACTGGATACTGCATCTAGATACTGATGAATTGATGCATCCAGCTGGCGCTAGGGAGTATTCTTTGAGGCAATTGTTACTTGATGTGCCTGAGAATGTAGACATGGTTGTCTTTCCCAATTAT GAGAGCAGCGTTGAACGAGATGACATCAAGGAACCTTTCACAGAG GTGTCAATGTTCAAGAAGAACTATGACCATTTAACAAAAGACACGTACTTCGGCATGTATAAGGAATCAACCCGTGGCAATCCAAACTACTTCTTGACCTATGGGAATGGGAAATCAGCTGCTCGAATACAAGATCATCTCCGCCCTAATGGTGCACACAGATGGCACAATTACATGAAAACTCCAAA TGAGATCAAATTGGAAGAGGCTGCCGTCTTACATTATACATATGCCAAGTTCTCTGACTTGACTTCTAGACGGGATCGATGTGGTTGTAAGCCTACAAAGGATGATGTCAAGCGATGCTTTATGTTGGAATTTGATAGAGCT GCATTTATAATTGCTTCCACTGCAACAGAGGAGGAGATGCTAAACTG GTATCGCGAGCATGTTGTATGGACTGATAAAACTCTCAATTTAAAGTTGTTGAGAAAGGGAATTCTAACGCGCATCTATGCTCCCATG ACAATTATCCAAGGCTTGAGGGAGTCTGGTGTATTTGGATCTATCATTGCTTCTGCCCAAGGATCTCTATCAAAGGACAAATTCTTAGCATCCATCGAGAGCAGTAATTCCTCTAGAGCTGCTGAGTCGGTTTCCTTTCATTCAAGAAAGATTGGACGAAACACAGAGTCTCAGGCAACAGCTAGAAAAGTTCTGGAAACAACATCCAGCATATTTCAAGAAGTAGCCATCCCACCGTTATCTCCCCCAGGCATGATGGATGGTGACCTTAAGATTGAAGCATGA
- the LOC105169497 gene encoding protein JINGUBANG-like codes for MLHTVYPLAQAATLSTPLLSASSTTSSSRSSSDTDESPATSFRYDFQDLNFKISSLPISCSQSYKSLAVLSGHIGSVSCLALCGEFILSASQGKDIIVWQQPDLRQFTKFGQGDGSVKALVSAGNKVFTAHQDSRIRVWKVSRSSENVFKLVDTLPTTKDYLGKFMKQSNYVQTRRHHKRLWIEHADSISCLAVSDGLIYSGSWDKTLKVWRTSDFKCLESIKAHDDAINGLVSSNGIVYSASADGRIKAWARDDATSKTHSLKGILEGHKDISLNSVVVTQDGSFVYGGGSDGYVMGWQGNKDFDSWKAICEVKAHKMAVLCMCLMGEYLCSGSADRSICVWKRENNGGLLRHMVIKGHEGPVKCLQASPVRVGGGFMLYSGSLDKSLRVWWVPNYSHDAARITSSVEKNSAVWQGK; via the coding sequence ATGCTTCACACTGTGTATCCTCTCGCCCAAGCTGCCACCCTATCCACTCCATTGCTGTCTGCAAGTTCAACCACAAGCAGCAGCAGAAGCAGTAGCGATACAGATGAAAGCCCCGCAACTTCTTTTAGATATGACTTTCAAGATCTCAATTTCAAGATTTCAAGCCTCCCCATTTCTTGTTCCCAATCTTACAAATCGTTGGCGGTTCTCTCCGGCCACATTGGGTCGGTTTCTTGCTTGGCGTTGTGTGGAGAATTCATTCTCAGCGCTTCGCAGGGCAAGGACATCATCGTGTGGCAGCAGCCGGATTTGAGGCAGTTCACGAAGTTCGGGCAAGGGGATGGCTCCGTAAAGGCCCTTGTCTCAGCCGGAAACAAGGTGTTCACAGCCCATCAAGACAGTAGAATCAGAGTGTGGAAGGTCTCAAGAAGCTCTGAGAATGTCTTCAAGCTCGTCGACACTCTTCCTACAACCAAGGACTACTTGGGGAAGTTCATGAAACAGAGCAACTACGTGCAAACCAGGCGGCACCACAAGCGTCTGTGGATCGAACACGCCGATAGCATCTCATGTCTCGCCGTCTCCGACGGGTTGATATACTCCGGTTCTTGGGATAAGACCCTCAAAGTGTGGAGAACCTCGGATTTCAAGTGCTTGGAGTCGATAAAGGCCCACGACGACGCGATAAACGGCCTTGTCTCGAGCAACGGAATCGTGTACTCGGCCTCCGCCGACGGGAGGATCAAGGCGTGGGCGAGGGACGACGCCACGAGCAAAACGCATTCGCTCAAGGGAATCTTGGAAGGTCACAAGGACATTTCGTTGAACTCCGTGGTGGTGACCCAAGACGGAAGCTTCGTCTACGGAGGCGGCTCCGACGGCTATGTGATGGGGTGGCAGGGGAACAAGGATTTCGATAGCTGGAAGGCGATTTGCGAGGTGAAAGCGCATAAAATGGCGGTGTTGTGCATGTGCCTAATGGGGGAGTACTTGTGCAGTGGATCGGCAGATAGAAGCATTTGTGTTTGGAAGAGAGAAAACAACGGAGGGCTGTTGAGGCATATGGTGATCAAAGGGCACGAGGGGCCGGTGAAGTGTTTGCAGGCGTCGCCGGTGAGAGTTGGCGGCGGATTCATGCTGTATAGTGGAAGCCTTGACAAGAGTCTCAGAGTTTGGTGGGTTCCCAATTACTCTCACGATGCAGCAAGAATTACATCTTCAGTCGAGAAAAATTCGGCAGTTTGGCAGGGAAAGTAG
- the LOC105169482 gene encoding uncharacterized protein LOC105169482 isoform X2: MGNWNRRYQPRKKFRHYEYEDPPLSPPRPHDTRSYSSDYCHSVWVPWRKVLASKKYIYCHPSVLNWDDSAGKEALQNAKERYWALINGLPCGNPLPDPDVYIDEIDWNPYMDPDLMADLDLQVFDPDNAQKIDKLEAINEEAACAEVENDENPSTCDNPWERNHVQDTGSLKDIVQGWGRWDDSVNLKNDDPWEQSCSKPVDALKDNGWRSGNDSWVWYQGIDNTRSAAVVDYGCGNSCNYIRQTGGPVRQKGLGHKENNSWGRSHGNTNVEGSRNSDNCGHSNGNNYSMGSKERSWRNNRDKSWVQQDNRKESWGWRDSAYQDNEPKSWDSQRSKPGGRSVRGIGRKREGSLQQTSKYKSSRYHGETYGDSHQL; encoded by the exons ATGGGGAATTGGAACAGAAGATATCAACCTAGAAAGAAGTTCAGACACTATGAATATGAAGATCCCCCTTTGTCTCCGCCAAGGCCTCATGATACTCGATCGTATTCCTCTG ATTATTGCCATTCAGTATGGGTTCCTTGGCGTAAGGTTTTGGCatcaaaaaagtatatttactGCCATCCAAGTGTGCTAAATTGGGATGATTCTGCCGGTAAAGAAGCATTACAGAATGCAAAAGAGCGATACTGGGCCTTGATCAATGGCCTTCCCTGTGGCAACCCTTTACCTGACCCAGATGTATACATTGATGAGATTGATTGGAACCCCTATATGGATCCTGATCTGATGGCTGATCTAGATCTCCAAGTATTTGATCCTGATAACGCTCAGAAGATTGACAAGTTGGAAGCTATAAATGAAGAGGCTGCATGTGCAGAAGTAGAAAATGATGAGAATCCATCTACTTGTGATAATCCATGGGAAAGGAATCATGTGCAAGATACTGGAAGTTTGAAAGATATAGTACAGGGATGGGGTAGGTGGGATGATTCcgtaaatttgaaaaatgacgACCCTTGGGAGCAAAGCTGTAGCAAACCTGTTGATGCCTTGAAAGACAATGGTTGGAGAAGTGGGAATGACTCTTGGGTTTGGTACCAGGGGATCGATAATACTAGGTCAGCTGCAGTTGTTGATTATGGTTGTGGGAATTCTTGCAACTATATCAGGCAAACTGGGGGGCCTGTAAGACAAAAGGGCCTGGgacataaagaaaataattcttgGGGTAGGAGTCATGGGAACACCAATGTTGAAGGATCAAGGAACTCAGATAATTGTGGACATTCCAATGGAAATAATTATTCTATGGGTTCAAAAGAGAGAAGTTGGAGGAACAACAGGGATAAATCTTGGGTTCAGCAAGACAACAGGAAAGAATCTTGGGGTTGGAGGGATTCCGCATACCAAGATAATGAGCCAAAGTCTTGGGATTCACAAAGATCTAAGCCAGGTGGGAGGTCCGTTCGTGGTATTGGCCGGAAGAGGGAAGGTTCTCTGCAGCAAACATCAAAATACAAGAGCTCTAGGTATCATGGTGAGACCTATGGAGATAGTCACCAGCTGTAA